The Rhodohalobacter sp. SW132 genomic sequence ATCACGAACACCGAATTTCGAACAGATAACACGTCGATATTCTATATTCATCTGTTCGATATTCGACATTCCCCTGTTCATTATTCATTATTTTTTTTGGCGGTTTGAATGCTTTTTACAAAAATGGCGATCAGCTCATTTACTTCTCTGATGGCATTTGTGATCAGAGGTGTATCCGTCAGAAATCCCTTCTTCCGCATGATCTTCATATTAATTCTCGTCTCGCGCAGTTCTTTAAGCATGATGCTGACTTTGTGTATAAAATCCTTCCGTGATTCCGCACTCTGCGCCTCGCCATACACCAGAGCCGGCGACGTTCCGGAACGGATGATTTGTCCCGATAAATACCTTCCGGCATCTGTTCGCGGAAGAGCTTCTGCAATATCAATTGACTGTACAGCAAATTCGATCAGCCGATCTTCAAGATCATAATTTTCTCTTTTCATCATTTTCTCCATTGTAATGTAGTTATCACTCTTGTGTCAATAGTATGATCCAAAATCTGCGCTTTACTTACAGAAATCTTTCAAATATCGAACGGTCAGAATATCGAACACTGAATCATGAACGCCGAATGTCGAACGGGGGGAATATCGAATATTGAATAATGAATGCCGAATGTCGAACGATCAGAATATCGAACACTGAATAACAAACGCCGAATTTTGAACAGACAACACTTCGACATTCATCCGTTCGATGTTCGATATTCATCTGTTCGATGTTCGACATTTCACAGCTTCGATATTCGTTATTCAATATTCAGCGTTCGACATTCCCACTTCCTTCGTTATTCGACATTCATCTGTTCGATATTCGATATTCAACATTCCTACCGTTCGAAATTCATTTCAAACCCTTGCATCTGCAGTTCCATCTCATCTTTGAGGCGGCCGGGATCGACGGTACTGGTATATCCGTATTCATACATGATCTCTGTTCCCATCAGCTGATACACCCCGATGACTGATGGAATCAATTCTGCGTAAAGGCCAAAGATGTGACGGATGCTTTGCAGGCGGGTAAAGTCGCTGT encodes the following:
- a CDS encoding four helix bundle protein translates to MKRENYDLEDRLIEFAVQSIDIAEALPRTDAGRYLSGQIIRSGTSPALVYGEAQSAESRKDFIHKVSIMLKELRETRINMKIMRKKGFLTDTPLITNAIREVNELIAIFVKSIQTAKKNNE